A single genomic interval of Juglans regia cultivar Chandler chromosome 1, Walnut 2.0, whole genome shotgun sequence harbors:
- the LOC108996338 gene encoding ultraviolet-B receptor UVR8, which translates to MSKEGSIEVTGPVRRVLLISAGASHSVALLSGSIVCSWGRGEDGQLGHGDAEDRFSPTQLSALDDREIVSVTCGADHTISYSLSHLEVYSWGWGDFGRLGHGNSSDLFTPQPIKALNGIKIKQIACGDSHCLAVTMEGEVQSWGRNQNGQLGLGTTEDSLVPQKIQAFQGVSIKMVAAGAEHTAAVTEAGELYGWGWGRYGNLGLGDRNDRLVPEKASAVDGVKMVMVACGWRHTISVSSLGKLYTYGWSKYGQLGHGDYEDHLVPHKLEALRDTYISQVSGGWRHSMALASDGKLYGWGWNKFGQVGVGDNVDHFSPVQVKFPHEQRVIQISCGWRHTLALTEGQNVFSWGRGTNGQLGHQESVDRNLPKIVEALSVDGSIGQHIESSKADPSSGKTWISPSVRYAVVPGETVQVEIAVPVRGNGSDANVPEKLM; encoded by the exons ATGTCGAAGGAGGGATCTATTGAAGTTACTGGCCCTGTTCGTCGAGTTCTTCTCATCTCTGCTGGTGCTAGTCACTCCGTCGCGCTTCTCT CTGGAAGCATTGTTTGTTCTTGGGGACGAGGAGAAGATGGACAGTTAGGTCATGGGGATGCTGAAGATAGATTTTCGCCTACTCAATTGAGTGCATTGGATGACCGTGAAATAGTATCTGTTACTTGTGGAGCTGATCATACAATTTCATATTCTCTGTCACATCTGGAAGTTTATAGTTGGGGATG GGGTGACTTTGGGAGGTTGGGCCATGGAAACTCCAGTGACTTGTTCACTCCTCAGCCAATCAAAGCATTAAATGGTataaaaataaagcaaatcGCTTGTGGTGACAGCCATTGCTTGGCAGTGACTATGGAAGGCGAGGTGCAGAG TTGGGGACGGAACCAAAATGGTCAACTTGGTCTAGGCACCACAGAAGACTCTCTTGTCCCGCAGAAAATTCAAGCATTCCAG ggAGTCTCTATCAAAATGGTTGCTGCTGGTGCTGAACATACTGCAGCTGTTACAGAAGCTGGAGAGCTATATGGATGGGGCTGGGGCCGATATGGAAACTTGGGCTTAGGCGATAGAAATGATCGCTTGGTTCCTGAGAAAGCTTCTGCTGTTGAT GGTGTGAAGATGGTTATGGTAGCTTGTGGATGGCGGCATACAATATCTGTTTCCTCATTGGGTAAATTATACACTTATGGCTGGAGCAAATATGGTCAACTAGGACATGGGGATTATGAAGATCATCTTGTTCCTCACAAGCTAGAAGCCTTGCGTGATACTTATATTTCTCAG GTATCGGGTGGTTGGAGGCATTCTATGGCACTTGCATCTGATGGAAAACTTTATGGCTGGGGTTGGAATAAG tTTGGACAGGTTGGAGTTGGTGACAATGTTGATCATTTCTCTCCTGTGCAAGTAAAATTTCCCCATGAACAG AGAGTAATTCAAATCTCTTGTGGATGGAGGCATACACTTGCTCTTACTGAAGGGCAAAATGTATTTTCTTGGGGAAGAGGTACCAATGGACAGCTTGGGCACCAGGAATCTGTTGACCG GAACCTTCCAAAGATCGTAGAGGCTTTGAGTGTTGATGGATCTATTGGACAACATATAGAATCCTCCAAAGCTGATCCATCATCAG GCAAAACGTGGATCTCCCCATCAGTAAGATATGCAGTTGTTCCTGGTGAAACT GTCCAAGTGGAAATAGCCGTTCCAGTCCGGGGTAATGGGAGTGATGCTAATGTTCCTGAAAAACTGATGTGA